The Agrobacterium vitis genome has a segment encoding these proteins:
- a CDS encoding enoyl ACP reductase FabMG family protein produces the protein MENPVALNRLSENTVFRKGDVFVLFGELFGRGYATGLLDEAKRAGMEIVGITVGRRDENNALRPLDAEELSSAEAQLGGRIINIPLMAGFDLDAPEDGPTPTDLLAKMTLESWEHDTVDWDYLGQCRDIATARFTEALSKVMTVLDGMIAAGRNVFFAHTMAGGIPKAKVLLVVANRIYKGTGTRHMSSQTLLDSDMGKLILQNFDDVSANTFRHLIDFSAAIRERVEASGGQVRYTAYGYHGSSVLIDGSYRWQTYTNYTQGYAKMRLEGIAEQAWAAGIKATVYNCPEIRTNSSDVFTGIELPLIPLLLALKKENGGKWADEQWQACQQLLADGLTMKDVFQKITDMQASEVMRPFYDFSAWPMANSQAQADLTISTSNGITQMHRNSKVMISDLLSGLVVKATGQLIFGESSDPSGPVLWLNHDIVARRLNASHPHSKSPAPGMESSSLEMA, from the coding sequence ATGGAAAATCCGGTTGCACTGAATCGTCTTTCCGAAAACACGGTCTTCCGTAAAGGCGATGTTTTCGTCCTTTTCGGCGAATTGTTCGGCCGCGGATACGCTACCGGATTGCTCGATGAAGCCAAGCGGGCAGGAATGGAGATTGTCGGGATCACCGTCGGGCGGCGCGACGAGAACAACGCGCTGCGGCCGCTCGACGCCGAGGAGCTGTCTTCGGCGGAGGCCCAGCTGGGCGGCAGGATCATCAACATACCTCTTATGGCGGGTTTCGATCTCGATGCGCCCGAAGACGGGCCAACTCCCACCGATCTCCTGGCAAAGATGACGCTTGAGAGCTGGGAACACGACACGGTCGACTGGGACTATCTCGGGCAATGCCGCGACATCGCCACTGCGCGTTTTACAGAGGCGCTTTCGAAAGTCATGACCGTTCTCGACGGGATGATCGCCGCTGGCCGCAATGTCTTCTTTGCCCACACAATGGCCGGGGGCATCCCGAAGGCGAAGGTATTGTTGGTCGTCGCCAATCGAATCTACAAGGGGACCGGAACGCGCCACATGTCGTCGCAGACCTTGCTCGACAGTGACATGGGAAAACTCATCCTGCAGAATTTTGACGACGTCTCCGCAAACACCTTTCGCCATCTCATTGATTTCAGCGCGGCGATCCGCGAGCGCGTGGAAGCTTCGGGTGGTCAAGTACGATATACGGCCTATGGTTACCACGGATCGTCGGTCCTCATTGACGGAAGCTATCGTTGGCAGACCTACACCAACTACACCCAGGGTTATGCGAAGATGCGGCTCGAAGGCATTGCAGAGCAAGCCTGGGCGGCAGGGATAAAGGCAACTGTCTATAACTGCCCCGAAATCCGGACCAATTCCTCCGATGTGTTCACGGGTATCGAACTGCCCCTGATACCGCTGCTGCTTGCCTTGAAGAAAGAAAACGGTGGCAAATGGGCAGACGAACAGTGGCAGGCCTGCCAGCAACTTCTGGCAGACGGCCTAACCATGAAGGATGTCTTCCAAAAGATCACCGATATGCAGGCCAGCGAGGTCATGCGTCCGTTCTATGACTTTTCGGCATGGCCCATGGCAAACAGCCAGGCACAGGCCGATTTGACCATCAGCACGTCTAACGGGATCACCCAGATGCATCGCAATAGCAAGGTGATGATTAGCGACCTCCTGAGCGGTCTCGTTGTGAAGGCAACCGGGCAGCTCATTTTTGGCGAATCGTCAGACCCCTCCGGTCCTGTCCTGTGGCTCAACCACGATATCGTGGCTCGGCGACTGAACGCTTCCCACCCGCATTCGAAGTCTCCAGCGCCGGGAATGGAATCTTCGTCCCTTGAGATGGCGTGA
- a CDS encoding GGDEF domain-containing protein: MAEWPYMTARAIRSSLITKIFVICFISIHVPLLAVVAHVLGGGALSEASILLVLLISTLAGTAGCLLSLWRIIQPLRQLNHSIARYRQEGAPVTIAVKTKDEIGTVARAVSALVTELDCSLKTLTLQANTDPLTGLANRRFILARGTEALDETRRSGDPMCLLLFDLDHFKGINDAFGHETGDKALIAAAQTIRSNLRPNDLAGRIGGEEFCVLLPGTNLVQAQAIAERLRTCLENICLEPLAPGRITASFGLAQSADHFSTFQKFMAATDMALYRAKQHGRNRIHCEPQNALSYL; encoded by the coding sequence ATGGCTGAATGGCCGTATATGACGGCCCGGGCAATACGTTCGTCGCTGATAACAAAGATTTTTGTAATCTGCTTTATCTCCATTCACGTGCCACTTCTGGCGGTGGTTGCCCATGTCCTTGGCGGCGGTGCGCTGAGTGAAGCAAGCATTCTGCTTGTCCTGCTGATATCGACCTTGGCTGGAACGGCCGGATGCCTGCTGTCGCTCTGGCGGATCATTCAGCCGCTACGCCAACTCAACCACTCCATAGCCCGATACCGGCAGGAAGGGGCACCTGTTACCATCGCGGTCAAGACGAAAGATGAAATCGGCACTGTCGCCCGAGCGGTTTCCGCCTTGGTAACAGAGTTGGACTGTTCTCTCAAAACCCTGACCCTTCAAGCCAATACGGATCCCCTGACCGGATTGGCAAACCGCCGGTTCATTCTGGCAAGAGGTACGGAGGCTCTTGACGAGACCCGCCGCAGCGGCGACCCAATGTGCCTTCTTCTCTTCGATCTGGACCATTTCAAGGGCATCAATGACGCATTCGGCCATGAAACCGGCGATAAAGCATTGATCGCAGCAGCACAGACAATCCGCAGTAATTTGCGACCAAACGATCTGGCAGGCCGGATCGGCGGCGAAGAGTTCTGCGTTCTTCTGCCCGGCACCAATCTGGTCCAGGCCCAAGCGATTGCCGAACGTCTACGCACCTGCCTGGAAAATATTTGTCTTGAACCACTGGCACCTGGCAGGATCACCGCCAGCTTTGGCCTTGCCCAATCCGCCGATCATTTTTCAACTTTCCAGAAATTCATGGCCGCCACCGATATGGCGCTCTACCGCGCCAAACAACATGGCCGCAACCGCATCCACTGCGAACCTCAAAACGCCCTCAGCTATTTGTGA
- a CDS encoding AMP-binding protein, producing the protein MFLPAGASYEALCHAFSWSIPAQFNMGRAVCDEWAAREPDRVCLEHFSPDGEHRTLTYGALAARSNAFADALSQLGIGPGERVALLLPQGFETVIAHVAIYKLGAIALPLALLFGADALEYRLKTAGACAVVTNDFGLSRLEPIRASLPDLREVISIGTPSPGVLSFETLWQSGSASFEGPQTGPDDPALMIFTSGTTGAPKGALHGHRVLAGHIPGFQLAHDGLPQPGDRIWTPSDWAWAGGLLNVLMPALMLGVPVVSSPAQKFDPAMAFRIMAEMKVRNAFIPPTALRLLKTVNNPRQHYDLVLRSIGSAGESLGRETYQWVKTALGITPNEFYGQTECNFVLSSAAGLGVSKAGAIGKPVPGHRVAIIDDKGRELPVGKVGQVAIARPDPVMFLEYWNDPQATRQKFIGDWMLTGDLGRQDCEGYVEFFGRDDDVITSSGYRIGPAEIEDCLVGHPAVRLAAAVGKPDPVRTEIVKAYVVLAPGFQAGPALARDIADWVKQRLSMHEYPREVEFIADMPLTTSGKVIRRLLRERDEPQQAQPGVMTG; encoded by the coding sequence ATGTTTCTACCTGCCGGCGCTTCCTATGAGGCTCTCTGTCATGCGTTTTCCTGGTCCATACCAGCTCAGTTCAACATGGGACGGGCGGTTTGTGACGAGTGGGCAGCCCGCGAACCGGACCGGGTCTGCCTTGAGCATTTTTCACCTGACGGTGAGCATCGAACCTTAACCTATGGGGCGCTGGCTGCACGATCCAACGCATTCGCGGATGCCCTGAGCCAGCTCGGCATTGGTCCTGGGGAGCGGGTTGCTTTGCTCCTGCCGCAGGGGTTTGAGACAGTCATCGCCCATGTGGCGATTTACAAGCTTGGGGCGATCGCCCTGCCGTTGGCGTTGCTGTTTGGTGCCGATGCATTGGAATACCGGCTGAAGACGGCGGGTGCCTGCGCGGTCGTCACCAATGATTTCGGTCTGTCGCGGCTGGAGCCTATCCGGGCCAGCCTGCCGGACCTTCGGGAGGTTATTTCCATTGGCACGCCTTCTCCCGGCGTCCTGTCCTTTGAAACTCTATGGCAGAGCGGTTCCGCATCTTTTGAGGGGCCACAGACCGGGCCAGACGATCCAGCACTGATGATCTTCACCTCTGGCACGACCGGTGCGCCGAAGGGCGCTCTGCATGGACACCGGGTGCTTGCCGGTCACATTCCAGGCTTCCAGCTTGCCCATGACGGTCTACCACAGCCGGGGGACAGGATCTGGACGCCTTCGGACTGGGCTTGGGCTGGCGGGCTTTTGAATGTGCTGATGCCAGCCCTGATGCTGGGCGTTCCGGTCGTGTCGTCGCCTGCCCAGAAATTCGATCCGGCCATGGCCTTTCGCATTATGGCGGAGATGAAGGTGCGCAATGCTTTCATTCCGCCCACCGCCTTGCGGCTGCTCAAAACGGTGAACAATCCGCGCCAGCATTATGATCTTGTGCTGCGTTCCATTGGTTCGGCAGGGGAATCGCTGGGGCGGGAAACCTATCAATGGGTCAAGACGGCGCTCGGTATCACGCCCAATGAATTCTATGGGCAGACCGAATGCAATTTTGTGCTGTCATCGGCAGCCGGTCTGGGCGTCAGCAAGGCAGGCGCCATTGGCAAGCCAGTACCGGGCCACCGCGTGGCAATTATCGATGACAAAGGTAGGGAACTGCCAGTCGGCAAGGTCGGACAGGTGGCGATTGCCCGGCCCGATCCGGTGATGTTCCTGGAATATTGGAATGATCCGCAGGCGACCCGCCAGAAATTCATTGGTGACTGGATGCTGACCGGTGATCTCGGACGCCAGGATTGCGAGGGCTATGTGGAGTTTTTCGGTCGCGACGACGATGTGATCACCTCATCCGGCTACCGGATCGGCCCGGCGGAAATCGAGGATTGTCTGGTTGGTCATCCGGCTGTGCGCCTGGCGGCGGCGGTCGGCAAGCCCGATCCGGTGCGAACTGAAATCGTCAAGGCCTATGTGGTGCTCGCGCCGGGTTTTCAGGCTGGACCGGCCTTGGCCCGTGACATTGCCGATTGGGTCAAGCAGCGGCTGTCCATGCACGAATATCCGCGTGAAGTGGAGTTTATCGCCGATATGCCGCTGACCACCAGCGGCAAGGTGATCCGCCGTCTGCTGCGTGAGCGCGATGAACCGCAACAGGCACAGCCGGGCGTGATGACCGGCTGA
- a CDS encoding GNAT family N-acetyltransferase — protein MNTLPVTDDTSRETSTERPVLHTVSAPVNRPPADGQIAVGRPGRDLWLYPRQTSYDLEQEMDYLTNRALEQNVFFSARFLAPAIPRLDEREVRMALIRDERQGRSRIRLLMPFSVEKPGFAVGPSIVRVWSNPFGPLGTPLVDAEDAVETLDNLFEGLSDPKAKLPSVLVLPDLRIDGPVTKLLRAVAISRDLPLTVTNPYQRPMLESLEDGETYLSQAIGKSHWRDMRRQMRLLGQQGELTYSVARQPQDLHLRMEEFLALEASGWKGRKRSALVMDRLRAAFAREAMTNLAECDSVRIHTLDLDGKAIASMVVFIMGAEAYTWKTAYDERYARYSPGKLLVARLTEWHLDDANILRTDSCAVPDHPVMSRLWREREEMGTMVIGLKRNADRDVRQVAAQLHLYRNTRNIARILRDKVLGRRQKDS, from the coding sequence ATGAACACACTACCGGTGACCGACGATACCAGCCGGGAAACGAGCACCGAGCGCCCGGTTCTGCATACCGTGTCTGCGCCGGTCAATCGTCCGCCCGCCGATGGCCAGATTGCCGTGGGACGCCCTGGCCGCGATCTTTGGCTCTATCCACGCCAGACCAGCTACGACCTTGAACAGGAAATGGACTACCTGACCAACCGGGCGCTGGAGCAGAATGTCTTCTTCTCGGCCCGCTTTTTGGCCCCCGCCATCCCCCGCCTGGACGAGCGTGAAGTGCGCATGGCACTGATCCGCGACGAGCGGCAGGGTCGCAGCCGGATCCGGTTGCTGATGCCTTTTTCGGTGGAAAAACCAGGCTTTGCAGTCGGTCCGTCCATTGTTCGCGTCTGGTCCAACCCCTTCGGCCCGCTTGGCACGCCGCTGGTGGATGCGGAGGATGCGGTGGAAACGCTGGACAACCTTTTCGAGGGACTGAGCGATCCCAAAGCCAAATTGCCCTCCGTTCTCGTCCTGCCAGATCTGCGAATCGATGGGCCGGTCACAAAACTGCTGCGGGCCGTGGCGATCAGCCGTGACCTGCCACTGACCGTGACAAATCCCTACCAGCGCCCAATGCTCGAGAGCCTGGAGGATGGAGAAACCTATCTAAGCCAGGCCATCGGCAAGTCCCATTGGCGCGACATGCGCCGGCAGATGCGCCTGCTGGGACAACAGGGTGAATTGACCTATTCTGTCGCCCGCCAGCCGCAGGATCTCCATCTGCGCATGGAGGAATTCCTGGCGCTTGAAGCCAGTGGCTGGAAAGGCCGCAAGCGCAGCGCCCTAGTCATGGACCGGCTGCGAGCCGCCTTTGCCCGCGAGGCGATGACCAATTTGGCCGAGTGCGATTCGGTCCGCATCCATACGCTCGATCTCGATGGAAAGGCCATTGCCTCCATGGTTGTCTTCATTATGGGTGCCGAAGCCTATACGTGGAAGACTGCCTATGATGAGCGCTATGCCCGCTATTCGCCCGGCAAGCTTCTGGTGGCTCGATTGACGGAATGGCATCTGGACGATGCCAATATTCTGCGCACCGATTCCTGCGCCGTACCCGATCATCCGGTCATGAGCCGGCTCTGGCGGGAGCGGGAAGAGATGGGAACCATGGTCATCGGCCTGAAGCGCAATGCCGACCGCGATGTCCGCCAAGTGGCGGCGCAATTGCATCTCTATCGCAACACCCGCAATATCGCCCGCATCCTGCGCGACAAAGTGCTGGGCAGACGGCAAAAAGACAGCTGA
- a CDS encoding lipopolysaccharide biosynthesis protein, which yields MFIMAVIQRVEHLLPARLHGPLRRIVTALSAQDDVARAQRMALIAFAIRIVSAAIAFFSQIVQARLMGDFEYGIFVFVWVLVVLFGNLSCLGFHSTVIRFLPQYHARDEIPEIRGITVTIRIFALGLASCLTATGLILLNFFGDRIAGYYLTPLFLGLFALPMIALGDVLDGTARANSWPVAALSPTYIVRPVLILVFMLLPVMLGAPRTATTAMQAALAATYVTTLSQFATIHWRLRRKYLRGPRRIDFMVWFRVAIPIFLIEGFLFLLTNSDVMVVGLYLPPDQVGIYFAAAKTMALVQFVYFAVKAAAGPRFSALMNEDDIRPLALFAGRMARWCFWPSLIIGLLVLAAGEVLLGLFGPNFTAGYPLMAILFAGALTKALIGPGEMLLTMAGRQKLCVLLYVIALASNIGLNVTLIPLYGLTGAATAAASAMLVEAILLHIAVRYALGIVLFAFADPLSRMKQDRPA from the coding sequence GTGTTTATCATGGCGGTTATCCAGAGGGTGGAACATCTCCTGCCAGCCCGGCTGCATGGCCCGCTGCGCAGGATCGTCACCGCTTTGTCCGCTCAAGACGATGTGGCCCGCGCCCAGCGCATGGCGCTGATTGCCTTTGCCATTCGCATCGTCAGCGCAGCGATTGCCTTTTTCTCGCAGATCGTCCAGGCCCGGCTGATGGGCGATTTCGAATATGGTATTTTCGTTTTCGTCTGGGTGCTGGTCGTGCTGTTCGGCAATCTCTCCTGCCTGGGCTTTCATTCGACCGTCATCCGCTTTCTGCCGCAATATCACGCAAGAGATGAAATTCCTGAAATCCGTGGCATCACCGTTACCATCCGGATCTTCGCTCTTGGCCTCGCCAGCTGTCTGACTGCAACCGGTCTTATCCTGTTGAATTTTTTCGGAGATCGGATTGCCGGTTACTACCTGACACCGCTGTTTCTCGGCCTGTTCGCACTGCCGATGATTGCGCTGGGCGACGTGCTCGACGGGACAGCGCGCGCCAATAGCTGGCCTGTTGCAGCCCTCAGCCCCACCTACATTGTCAGACCCGTGCTGATCCTGGTCTTCATGCTGCTGCCCGTCATGCTGGGGGCGCCGCGCACCGCCACCACCGCCATGCAGGCGGCCCTTGCCGCCACCTATGTCACGACACTCAGCCAGTTCGCCACCATTCACTGGCGTCTGCGGCGCAAATATCTACGGGGGCCTCGGCGGATCGATTTCATGGTCTGGTTTCGCGTTGCCATCCCGATTTTCCTGATCGAGGGCTTTCTGTTTCTGCTGACCAATTCCGACGTCATGGTGGTCGGGCTTTATCTGCCACCCGACCAGGTCGGGATCTATTTTGCTGCGGCGAAAACCATGGCCCTGGTGCAATTCGTCTATTTCGCGGTCAAGGCCGCGGCCGGACCACGTTTTTCAGCGCTGATGAACGAAGACGATATCAGACCGCTGGCCTTATTTGCCGGCAGAATGGCCCGCTGGTGTTTCTGGCCGTCGCTGATCATCGGTCTTCTGGTGCTGGCGGCTGGCGAAGTGCTGCTTGGTCTGTTCGGCCCGAATTTCACGGCAGGCTATCCATTGATGGCCATTCTGTTTGCCGGCGCCCTGACCAAGGCGCTGATCGGCCCCGGGGAGATGCTCTTGACCATGGCCGGGCGACAAAAATTGTGTGTGCTCCTATATGTGATTGCTTTAGCATCTAATATCGGGCTGAATGTGACTCTCATTCCGCTTTATGGCCTCACCGGCGCGGCAACGGCTGCCGCCTCGGCGATGTTGGTGGAAGCGATCTTGTTACACATTGCCGTGCGCTACGCGCTTGGCATTGTCTTATTTGCATTTGCCGACCCATTGTCTCGCATGAAGCAAGACAGGCCCGCATGA
- the secA gene encoding preprotein translocase subunit SecA translates to MVSLGGIARKIFGSSNERRIRGNKPRVAAINALEDSIKALSDAELAAKTEEFKGELAKGKTLDDILIPAFAVAREASRRALGMRPFDVQLIGGMILHENAIAEMKTGEGKTLVATLAVYLNALSGKGVHVVTVNDYLASRDAAIMAKLYSFLGLTTGVIVHGMNDDERREAYACDITYATNNELGFDYLRDNMKYERGQMVQRGHNYAIVDEVDSILVDEARTPLIISGPLDDRSDLYTTIDAFIPMLSAEDYEIDEKQKSANFSEVGTEKLENLLKDAGLLKGVSLYDVENVAIVHHINNALKAHKLFQRDKDYIVRNDEIVIIDEFTGRMMPGRRYSEGQHQALEAKEKVTIQPENQTLASITFQNYFRMYSKLAGMTGTANTEAEEFQDIYGLSVIEVPTNLPILRIDEDDEVYRTFEEKFKAIIEEIKASASRNQPVLVGTTSIEKSELLATMLRQSGFTDFSVLNARYHEQEAYIVSQAGVPGAVTIATNMAGRGTDIQLGGNIDMRLERDLEGMEPGPERDAKEQAIREEVKALKEKALAAGGLYVIATERHESRRIDNQLRGRSGRQGDPGRSKFYLSLQDDLMRIFGSDRMDSMLQKLGLKEGEAIVHPWINKALERAQKKVEARNFDIRKNLLKYDDVLNDQRKVIFEQRVELMDAEDLTETIDDMRHELIDTIVRTHIPEKAYAEQWDVAGLKTAMTGILNLDLPIEDWAQEEGIAEDDIVERVKKAADEVMAEKTERFGPEIMAYIERSVLLQTIDNLWREHIVNLDHLRSVVGFRGYAQRDPLQEYKAEAFELFQALLANMREGVTAQMMRVEIVREAPPEPTLPIMHGHHEDPQTGQDEFAATDGIVAPENRNPADPSTWGKVGRNEMCPCGSGKRFKHCHGALLA, encoded by the coding sequence ATGGTCAGTCTTGGTGGGATCGCCCGCAAAATTTTCGGCTCCTCGAATGAACGCCGCATCCGGGGGAATAAGCCTCGCGTGGCCGCCATCAACGCGTTGGAGGACAGCATAAAGGCATTGAGTGATGCCGAGCTGGCCGCAAAGACCGAGGAATTCAAGGGTGAGCTTGCCAAGGGCAAGACGCTCGACGACATCCTGATCCCGGCCTTCGCCGTGGCGCGCGAAGCATCGCGCCGGGCGCTCGGCATGCGGCCTTTCGATGTGCAGCTGATCGGCGGCATGATCCTGCACGAAAACGCCATTGCCGAAATGAAGACCGGCGAAGGCAAGACGCTGGTGGCAACGCTCGCTGTTTATCTCAACGCATTGTCCGGCAAGGGCGTGCATGTGGTGACGGTCAATGATTATCTCGCCAGCCGCGACGCCGCCATCATGGCCAAGCTCTACAGCTTTCTCGGCCTGACCACCGGTGTCATCGTGCATGGCATGAACGACGATGAGCGCCGCGAGGCCTATGCCTGCGACATCACCTATGCCACCAATAACGAGCTTGGGTTCGACTACCTGCGCGACAACATGAAATATGAGCGCGGCCAGATGGTGCAGCGCGGCCATAATTACGCAATCGTCGACGAAGTGGACTCAATCCTGGTCGATGAGGCGCGCACGCCGCTGATCATTTCCGGACCGCTCGACGACCGTTCCGATCTCTACACCACCATCGATGCCTTCATTCCGATGCTGAGCGCCGAAGACTACGAGATCGATGAAAAGCAGAAATCGGCCAATTTCTCCGAAGTCGGCACCGAAAAGCTGGAAAACCTGCTGAAAGACGCTGGCCTGCTCAAAGGCGTTTCGCTGTATGACGTCGAAAATGTCGCCATCGTCCATCATATCAACAATGCGCTGAAGGCCCACAAGCTGTTCCAGCGCGACAAGGACTATATCGTTCGCAATGACGAAATCGTCATTATCGACGAGTTCACCGGTCGCATGATGCCGGGCCGCCGTTATTCGGAAGGCCAGCACCAGGCGCTGGAAGCCAAGGAAAAGGTAACGATCCAGCCGGAAAACCAGACCCTGGCCTCGATTACCTTCCAGAATTATTTCCGGATGTATTCCAAGCTTGCCGGGATGACTGGTACGGCCAATACCGAAGCCGAGGAATTCCAGGATATCTATGGCCTCAGCGTCATCGAAGTGCCGACCAACCTGCCGATCCTGCGTATCGACGAGGATGATGAGGTCTACCGGACCTTTGAGGAAAAGTTCAAGGCAATCATCGAGGAAATCAAGGCCTCCGCATCCCGCAATCAGCCGGTCTTGGTCGGGACAACGTCGATTGAAAAGTCCGAACTGCTCGCCACCATGCTGCGCCAGAGCGGATTTACCGATTTCAGCGTGCTGAATGCCCGCTACCACGAGCAGGAAGCCTATATCGTTTCCCAGGCTGGTGTGCCGGGTGCCGTCACCATCGCCACCAACATGGCCGGTCGCGGTACCGACATTCAGCTTGGCGGCAATATCGACATGCGGCTTGAGCGCGATCTGGAAGGCATGGAGCCTGGCCCCGAGCGCGACGCCAAGGAACAGGCGATCCGCGAGGAAGTCAAAGCCTTGAAGGAAAAGGCGCTGGCCGCTGGTGGCCTCTACGTGATCGCCACCGAGCGCCATGAAAGCCGGCGCATCGATAACCAGCTGCGTGGCCGTTCCGGCCGTCAGGGCGACCCGGGCCGCTCGAAATTCTACCTGTCGCTTCAAGACGACCTGATGCGGATTTTCGGTTCCGACCGCATGGACAGCATGCTTCAGAAGCTGGGCCTGAAGGAAGGCGAAGCCATCGTCCATCCCTGGATCAACAAGGCGCTTGAACGCGCCCAGAAAAAGGTCGAGGCGCGCAATTTCGACATCCGCAAGAACCTGTTGAAATATGACGACGTGCTGAATGACCAGCGCAAGGTGATTTTCGAGCAGCGCGTCGAGCTGATGGATGCCGAAGACCTGACCGAAACCATCGACGACATGCGCCACGAACTGATCGACACCATCGTGCGCACCCATATCCCGGAAAAGGCCTATGCCGAACAATGGGATGTGGCTGGACTGAAGACGGCAATGACCGGAATCCTCAACCTCGACCTTCCTATCGAAGATTGGGCGCAGGAAGAAGGCATTGCTGAAGACGATATCGTCGAACGGGTCAAGAAAGCCGCCGACGAAGTGATGGCTGAGAAGACCGAGCGCTTCGGCCCGGAAATCATGGCCTATATCGAGCGTTCCGTGTTGTTGCAGACCATCGATAACCTGTGGCGCGAGCATATCGTCAACCTCGACCACTTGCGTTCGGTCGTAGGTTTCCGTGGCTATGCCCAGCGCGATCCCTTGCAGGAATACAAGGCGGAAGCGTTCGAACTGTTCCAGGCGCTGCTGGCCAATATGCGGGAAGGCGTGACCGCCCAGATGATGCGGGTGGAAATCGTCCGTGAAGCACCCCCGGAGCCGACCCTGCCGATCATGCATGGTCACCACGAAGATCCGCAGACCGGCCAGGATGAGTTTGCCGCCACCGATGGCATCGTCGCCCCTGAGAACCGCAATCCCGCCGATCCCTCGACCTGGGGCAAGGTTGGACGCAATGAAATGTGTCCTTGCGGCTCCGGCAAGCGCTTCAAGCACTGCCACGGCGCCCTGCTGGCGTAA
- a CDS encoding peptidylprolyl isomerase, with amino-acid sequence MLRSHKLVLAACAALVALSSYAHADDAVVAKVGTLEIHQSELDLAIANLDPQFAQMPDDQKKVAALSGAIDVKLLAGSAIGEKMQDDPAYKQRMAFIADRELHNAYFKKHVVDVTTDEEVKARYEKEIAALPKEQEIHARHILVKTEDEAKDVIKQLDGGKDFAELAKEKSTDSSGSDGGDLGFFSKGRMVPEFEEAAFALKPGTYTKTPVKSQFGFHVIKVEEIRDAAPPKFEDVQQQVRQLVMRDKYLALLEKARTSEKVEIVDPALKKGYEDISKQQADPDAAAAPKP; translated from the coding sequence ATGCTGCGTTCTCACAAACTCGTCCTGGCGGCCTGTGCCGCCCTTGTGGCGCTGTCTTCCTACGCCCATGCCGACGATGCTGTCGTCGCCAAGGTCGGCACTCTGGAAATCCACCAGTCCGAGCTGGATCTGGCCATTGCCAACCTCGATCCCCAGTTTGCCCAGATGCCGGACGACCAGAAAAAGGTTGCTGCGCTGTCCGGTGCCATCGATGTCAAGCTGCTAGCTGGCAGCGCCATCGGCGAAAAAATGCAGGACGATCCGGCCTACAAGCAGCGCATGGCTTTCATTGCCGACCGCGAACTCCACAATGCCTATTTCAAGAAGCATGTCGTGGACGTGACGACCGATGAGGAAGTCAAGGCGCGCTATGAGAAGGAAATTGCTGCTCTGCCGAAGGAGCAGGAAATTCACGCCCGTCACATTCTGGTGAAGACCGAGGATGAAGCCAAGGATGTGATCAAGCAGCTGGATGGCGGCAAGGATTTTGCTGAGCTTGCCAAGGAAAAATCGACCGATTCCAGCGGATCGGACGGCGGTGATCTCGGTTTCTTCTCCAAGGGCCGTATGGTGCCTGAATTCGAAGAAGCTGCCTTTGCGCTCAAGCCCGGCACCTATACCAAGACCCCGGTGAAGAGCCAGTTCGGCTTCCACGTCATCAAGGTCGAAGAGATCCGTGATGCGGCTCCGCCGAAATTCGAAGATGTGCAGCAGCAGGTTCGCCAGCTGGTGATGCGCGACAAGTATCTGGCCCTGCTGGAAAAGGCCAGGACCTCTGAAAAGGTTGAGATCGTCGATCCGGCTCTGAAGAAGGGCTATGAGGATATCAGCAAGCAGCAGGCCGATCCGGACGCTGCCGCCGCGCCGAAGCCATAA